In Heptranchias perlo isolate sHepPer1 chromosome 38, sHepPer1.hap1, whole genome shotgun sequence, a single window of DNA contains:
- the si:ch1073-459b3.2 gene encoding growth arrest-specific protein 1: MLRTVRLSWYFLATLACLSSVAGAQPVCWQALLRCQEEKDCKWAYSQYSAACEPFLKGLRRQCPSHCIGALVKLNQTQNGPDLENCDCGQDVQCRRAKRAIEPCMPRRYRGESPDASDLGCTEARQRCEQEPVCHGAMKDYLSNCGQLFNGRKCTPVCRNTIQYLLSIPNGILLNTCICDGVERPFCEVVKQNMEKFCSITGHSLFTATPDSEENYEYYDYEINKTDLRPESADEIDTPLNVSAGLGTHTWCSLLLLLLLGLWFL, translated from the coding sequence ATGCTCCGAACCGTCAGACTGAGCTGGTACTTCCTGGCGACTTTGGCTTGTCTCAGCTCGGTGGCCGGAGCTCAGCCCGTGTGCTGGCAGGCTCTCTTACGTTGCCAAGAGGAGAAGGATTGCAAGTGGGCTTATAGTCAGTACAGCGCAGCCTGCGAACCCTTCCTGAAAGGACTGAGGAGGCAGTGCCCGAGTCACTGCATCGGAGCCCTGGTCAAACTCAACCAGACCCAGAACGGGCCGGACCTGGAGAACTGCGACTGCGGCCAGGACGTGCAATGCAGAAGGGCCAAGCGGGCCATCGAGCCTTGCATGCCCAGGAGGTACCGGGGGGAGTCACCCGACGCGTCCGATCTGGGCTGCACCGAAGCCCGCCAGCGCTGCGAGCAGGAGCCGGTGTGTCACGGCGCCATGAAGGACTATCTGTCCAACTGCGGGCAACTCTTCAACGGGAGGAAATGCACGCCCGTGTGCAGGAACACCATTCAATACCTGCTCTCCATCCCCAATGGGATCCTGCTCAACACATGCATCTGCGATGGGGTGGAGAGGCCTTTCTGTGAGGTGGTTAAGCAGAACATGGAGAAATTCTGTTCCATCACCGGCCACTCGCTTTTTACGGCCACCCCGGACTCCGAGGAGAATTATGAATATTACGATTATGAAATAAACAAAACGGATTTAAGACCAGAATCAGCAGACGAAATTGACACGCCATTGAATGTCTCTGCAGGACTGGGAACACACACGTGgtgttctctcctcctgctcctcctcctgggctTGTGGTTTCTATAA